The genomic segment GCTGGTAAGCTGAGTTCCTCTTGAAGGAGGGCGAGGTCGTCAGGTTCGATCTGATTCAACCCGATTTGGATCGTGCGGCTTCCGGCATGTTGGGCAAGTCGTTCATCGAGGGTGTAGAGCCGAATGCGCGAAGGGCCAAAGAGGTCAACAAGCCCAACGATCGAAGGTTCGTCGTGGGGGGCCCTTGCATACTCATTGTGCATGTCAAAGAGCAACACCGAGGCAAGATCTGCCTTGATGATGCCAAAGAGGAGCAAGCGGGTAAGCACACTCTTGCCGCTACCGCTTTGACCAAAAACACCGTTGCTACGTTGGATCAGCCGCTGAAGATCGAGGGGGACCGGGATATCCATACTTGGAGGAGTGCCAAGGGCGAAATGTTGGTCATCAGGCTGGCCGAAAACCAAAGCAACGTCATCCGGGTTTGCCAGTCGCAGCAAGGCGAAATGGTCAGGAATAGTCTGAATTGGCTGGGGGCCTCGCCCAACGGGTGAGGCAGATTCATGCAGCATCAGCGAGGGGCGAACGTCGACTGTTGCGTATGCCTGAATGCCTTTCAATACGCGTCGGGTAAAACGAGATGCGCTGAATGGTGGATCGGCGGAGATTGCGGCATCCGTGGTCCGAAGCTTGATATCAGTGATCGTGCCGAAATAGCGGTGATGTTCTCCTTCAAGGACGACAAAGCTACCGACTCGCAAGAGTTCCGGGGGACAATCGGGGAAGAGCCGCACAGTAAGCCCACCACTGAAGCTACCTTCGGTTACGACCCCGAGTGCTACCGGTAGGGTCGGTGATGATGACATATTCCTTTGGCCGAGGCCATTGTGGCTGAGCATCTGGTCAAACCCCTCGTACGTGCGCAGCGTATGCGTCTGCTTGCTAGGGATTGTACCATCAACACGAAAGGACTTGAGTGAGGTTGTGACCATGCTTGATCAGGACTGGGAAACGCTCGCAGAACTTGCACGATCAGCAGGCCGGCCGGCGAGCATGCAAGGTCCAGAAGCCTTAGCCGGACCAGTAGGTCGCCTGCATGCCTTGCACCGCATTATGCAAGCAGCAACGCGGAGTCTCAATCTCGATGAGATGCTTACAACCGTGGTGCGGGTGTTGCGGCAAACGGTTGATGTCGATGTCTGCAGTATCTTTCTCTATGACCAGGCAACCGGCACGCTGACTCTCCGAGCAACTGATGGAATCAATCCTCATCCTCCTGGATCGGTCACATTGCCACTGGGCGTTGGTATTACCGGCCAAGCGGCAGTGACACAGCAGGTGTTGGTGGCAGCTGATGCCCCCAATCACCCTGCTTATCTTGACTATCCCCATGTGAACAATCGTCCCTTTGCCAGTCAGGTTTCTGTGCCGCTGACGGCGCGAGCGCCTGGTGGATTGCTGGGTGTGCTAAATCTTATGAGCCTTGAACGCCGCGAATTTACTCCAGAAGAATTGAGTTTTCTCGAGACGGCAGCCGGTGAAATCAGCATCGCCCTTGAAAATGCTCAACTGTATCGCCAGACTGACGAGGAACTGCGACGGCGAATCGCGCAACTTGAGCTACTGCAGCAACTCTGGCGTGCTATTGCATCAACGCTTGACTTGCAGCAGTTGCTGGAGTTGATCAGCACGAAGGCGATTGCCTTAGCAAATGCGCAAGCTGTCGTGATTTACCGGAGGCCACGGAGCCGTCCTGCAGAACTTGAGCTTCTTGCTCAATCGCCCGAAGTGGCAGGTGTTGGTGCCCCACTAGATGAGGCGTTACGTGCGGTTGTCGCGCGTGTTCTCGAGGAAGGGCGGGCAATCTGGCAACGGCTAGAAAGTGCAGGTGTTACAGTCTACAGTTTACCCATGATTACCGGTCGTCGAGCAGTGGGCGCAGTCTGTTTGCTCTTCCCGTTGGATGCCGAAGAGCCCTCACAGCCACAGTTGCTTCACGCATTTACTGATACCGCGGCAATTGCTATCGAAAATGCTGAACTCTACGATGAAGCCCGCCGTGGCCTTTCGCGTGCCTCAGCATTGCTGCGCGAACTGCACCATCGCGTTCGCAATAACCTGCAGACGGTTGCCGCGTTGCTCTCGCTCCAAGCTCGCCGAGCTGCGCCCGAAGTGCGTGAGCCATTGCAGGAAGCAGTGAGCCGTATCCGTAGCTTAACGATTGTCCACGACCTCTTGAGTGGCCATGATCTCGAGGGAACGAGCGTCGAGGCCCTGGCACGGACCGTGACGACAGAGGTCGTGCATACACTCTGTGGTGATGAGCCACGGATTCAGTGGTCCGTGAGTGGGGATGAGGTCGTTGTGTCTGCACGACAAGCAACAATCCTTGCCCTCCTCCTGAACGAGTTTGTGACGAATGCTATTCGGCATGGTTTCAACGAGGGCGAAAAAGGAACTGTTGCTGTACGGTGCCGGCGTGAGGGGAATTGGGCAGTGCTTGAGGTCGAAGACACAGGGCATGGCCTTCCGCCCTCCTTTGATCTGCGTACTAGTCGTGGGCTGGGCCTGCAAATTGCCCGAACGCTCACGGAAGTCGATCTTCGGGGACAGCTCGCGATCATGTCCTCAGATGCTGGTACAACTGTCCGCATTCGTTTCATTCCCGATGCGCCAGTGCCAGCGGGTGAGGGCGCAAGTGCTGAGCCTGCGCGCGCTTGACGGGGGACAATGGCAAGCACAGAATCCCCTTCGTGAATGACAGGTGATTGGACGAGTGCGTGTGATACAGGAGGGAGATCACGTGACAGCAGAATCAGCGACAGTTGCTGGAAGCTGGGCAGTCATTCTTGGGGCTTCAAGTGGCTTTGGTGCTGCGACCGCACGGGCACTGGCGCGTGGTGGCATGCACATTTGTGGCATCCACCTCGATCGCCGGGCCACGTTGCCACAAGCGCAAGCTGTCATTGCTGATGTTGAAGCGGCAGGTGTGACTGCTCTGTTCTTCAATCAGAATGCTGCTGATCCTGAAACGCGCCGTCAGGTGGTGGAAGCACTCCAGGCTCGTCAGGCACGTGTTCGCGTTCTGATGCATTCGCTCGCCTTTGGCACATTACGTCCGTATATTGATCGTGATCCAGCACAACAAGTCACCCAGAAGCAGTTGGAAATGACACTTGATGTCATGGCGAACTCGTTAGTTTATTGGGTCCAGGATCTTTTCCAAGCTGGTCTTTTTGCACCGGATGCCCGGATCTTCGCGATGACGAGTGAGGGATCATCGCGTGTCTGGCAAGGTTATGGTCCCGTTTCTGCAGCGAAAGCTGCGCTTGAGGCTCACATTCGTCAGTTGGCCGTTGAACTCGCGCCCTACCAGATAACGGCCAATGCCATCCAGGCAGGGGTGACGGATACCCCAGCACAGAACAAGATTCCGGGTGCGCAGGAGATGCTTGAGCATGCGGCTCGGCGGAATCCTGGCGGTCGTCTAACGACACCCGATGATGTAGCCCGGGCAATTTATGCGCTTAGCCAGCCGGGGCTTGGCTGGATTACCGGCAATGTGATTCGCGTCGATGGCGGTGAAGCCCTCGTGCCGTAGAGACCATGGTTGCTGCTGTTGGAGTGGTTCGCTAGACTTAACGATGGCCGTGCTAGGTGGGGAGCTAGCGGTGCCCTGTACCCGCAATCCGCTTGAGCGGGGCTGAATCCCCTCCCGAGGCCCGGCATTGTGGGACTGCCCCGATCACGTGGCGAGGATGGTCGGGTCCCACGCGGCAAGGAGCCGTGAACCTGGTCAGGTCCGGAAGGAAGCAGCCATAAGCGGTGACCCTTGGGTGACGTGGGAGTGCCTGGCCGGAGCAGGCGGATCGAGGGTAAGCCGGAGTGCCGACGGTCGACGGAGGGTGCACGGCCTTTTCTTCTGGCACAATACGCACATACAAAGGTGGGGAGGAAATTCCCACCTTGTTTTTTTACCATTTGCCGATATTGCTGTTACTTGTTACTACGACTCGCCGCTTTCGCCTGCTGACTGCCTGCTGTCGTCTTCTTCCGACGCACAACAGCCTGGCGTGAAAGATATTGTCGTCGCTCACGTTCAGCGCGGTAAGCAGCCAACTGTTTCGGATAGCGTTCACGGAATTCGTAGATGAAGTACCCGATCATGATAGCAGCAGCCAGTGCGCAGAGGTAGAGCCAAAGTCGCATATACAGACCATATGCACTAATTCTGAGTAAGCGAAACAGGAAGAAGAAAAGACCAAGGCCGAAAATGACCAAGGCAACACCGCTCCATCGCCGGAGAAAGCGAGCGAGGACAGGGTTGCGGGATCGGAGATAACGCCCCGGATCATTGTAGCAGTAGAGCGCGACAAGAAAGCCAAGCAAAAAGAGCACAAGATATGTAATCGAAAATGGTCCCCACGTTGGCGTTTCATAGAGTGGCGCGGTGAGATAGTGCCAGCTGAGTGGGTTCTGCATTGCTACTCCTCGGCCTAGACTTGCTCAGCCAAAATTCGGCGCTTGACTTGCTCGATTGCATTGGTCACTTGAATACCTCGCGGGCATGCCTCAGTGCAGTTGAAGATTGTCCGACACCGCCAAACGCCGAACCGCTGGTTGAGAATCGCGATACGCTCTTGGGTTGCCCGATCGCGGCTATCAAAGAGGAATCGGTGTGCATTGACAATGGCCGCAGGCCCAAGCCATTCTGTTGTCCAGTAGATAGGGCAGGAGGCTGTACAACACGCACAGAGAATGCACTTCGTCGTATCGTCATAGAGCTCGCGCTCTGCTGGAGACTGAAGCCGCTCACGTACTGGCGGCGGTTCGTCGTTAATGAGGTAGGGCATGACCGAACGGTATTGTGCGAAGAACGGCTCAAGGTCAACAACAAGGTCTTTAATTACCCGGAAGCCAAGTAATGGTTCAATGGTGATCTTTGGGCCGCAATCTTTAACCAGCACCTTGCAGGCGAGTCGATTGCGCCCGTTGATGCGCATGGCATCCGAACCGCAAACGCCGTGTGCGCAGCTACGCCGATAGGTGAGTGTTCCATCCTGATACCACTTCACCTGGTTCAGTGCATCAAGCACACGATCGGTTGGTTCAACTTCAACCGTGTATTCACGATAGTAGGGCTTCGTATCTGTTTCAGGATTAAAGCGCTGAATACGCAGTGTGACCTGCATAGCTAGTACTTCCGTTCCTTTGGCTCGAACCGAGTAATCACGACAGGCTTGTAGGAAAGCTCAAGCCCTCCTGAGGTGCGGGTGACAAGCGTATGCTTCAGCCAGTTCACATCGTCGCGCTGTGGAAAGTCTTCGCGGTAATGGGCGCCACGGCTTTCCTGCCGGGCGAGGGCACTGATTGCAATTGCTTCAGCGCAGTCAAGCAGGAAGCCCAGTTCAATAGCTTCGACGAGGTCCATGTTGAAGGCTTTGCCGTGATCGTCGATACGAATGCGTGTGTAGCGGCTTCGCAGCTCAGCGAGCTTCTGTTGCAAGTGGCGGAGCCCCTCACCAGTCCGGAACACGCCAGCATCTTGCATCATCGCTTCCTGTAGCTCCGCGCGAATCGTCGCGACTCGCTCATCGCCGTCGTTTTCGAGGATCCACGCAACCTCGGCCTTGGCACGATAGTCTGGTTCTTTTGGCAAGGGGTGGAAATCATTTTCCTGCACAAACTGCAACATGTGCTTGCCAGCACGGCGGCCAAAGACGACGAGGTCAACGAGCGAATTAGTCCCAAGACGATTCGCTCCGTGCACGCTTACGCACGCGCATTCACCGGCCGCGTAGAGGCCAGGAACAGGTGTATTCTGCGCATCAACCGTGACCCGACCATCAACGTCGGTAGGAATACCGCCCATAGCGTAGTGGGCTGTAGGTTGGATCGGAATTGGGTCTTTGATCGGGTCAAGACCAAGGTACGTGCGGACAAAATCGGTGATATCCGGAAGTTTGGTCTCGATAACCGTTGCTGGGAGATGCGTCAAGTCAAGATAAACGTAATCTTTCCCTTCAACGCCACGTCCTTCGCGAATTTCCGTGTAAATTGCTCGGGAGACCATATCTCGCGGGGCAAGATCGAGTAGGGTTGGTGCATAACGTTCCATGAACCGCTCGCCGAGGCCATTACGCAGGATTCCGCCTTCTCCTCGACAGGCCTCAGAGAGCAGAATGCCCATTTTATAGATACCAGTTGGGTGGAATTGGTAGAATTCCATATCTTCAAGCGGAAGGCCGCGGCGGAAAACGAGCGCACACCCGTCACCCGTGAGGGAGAGTGCATTGCTCGTGACTTTGAAGACGCGGCCAAAGCCACCAGTCGCCAGCAACACTGCTTTAGCATGAAAGATGTGGAACTCACCTGTTTCGATATCCATCGCAACGATGCCAGTGCAGACGCCGTCATCAGTGAGCAATAAGTCGAGCATCATGTACTCATCGTAAAAGACGACCTGGTGCTTGATCGCGTGCTGGTAAAGCGTCTGCAAAATCATGTGGCCGGTGCGGTCTGCTGCGTAGCACGAGCGTCGGACTGGCCCTTCACCGAAGTTCTTGGTATGACCGCCGAATCGGCGCTGATCAATTTTTCCGTCAGAGGTTCGGTTAAATGGAAACCCCCAGTGTTCGAGTTCGATGATGGCATCGATGGCTTCGCGCGCAAGGACTTCAGCAGCATCTTGGTCAACAAGGTAATCCCCACCTTTGACAGTGTCGAACATATGCCAGATCCAGTGGTCTTCTTCCAGGTTCCCAAGTGCTGCTGCAATGCCACCTTGCGCGGCACCGGTATGGGAGCGTACGGGATACAACTTACTAATGACTGCGACATTGCATTTTCCGGCTAGCTGTGCCGCGGCCATTAAGCCGGCGCCACCCGCTCCAACGATGATTGCATCGTAGCGATGATACGTTGCCATGGTTTAACTCCCCATTGCTGCTTGTCGGAATGCCTCGGGATTGAAGGTAAGGATAGCAATTGAACCAATGACAAGGAAGATAATAGCAACGGTCCAGAGGACGGAATACGCAGCAATCCGCCATGGACGCGGACGAATGTAATCGTCAATTGCCAGGCGTGCGCCGTTCAAGCCGTGAAGCAGTGCCAGAAAGAGCATGAGCCAGTCGAACCCTCGCCAGAAGGGCGAGTGCCATCGGTTGGCAACGAAGTTCCAATCAATCCGATCAACTGTGTTGATGACGTGCATGATGATCACGTGGGTAATGGCGAGGAAAATCAGCAAGAGCCCACTGATCCGGAAGAAATACCACGAATAGAGCTCAAATCCCCCACTAGGGCGTTCACGCCCAACTGATGGACGTGGCGTGCTCATCACTCTGCTCCTTCTGCCTTAAAAGAACGATCGCAGCATGAGTATCGCAGTTGGCACGAACGCAATAACGGTGACAGCGAGAACAGCGTAAAACAACTCCCGCTGATAGTGATAGGCGCGATCCCAAAAATCGATCAGAATAATACGAACACCATTTGCGGCATGGTAGTAGAGCCCAGCGATGAGGAGAAGTTCTGCAACGCGGAAGACAGGGTGACGGTAAATCACGAGCAAGCTATTGAATGCATCTGGGCCATAGCCAACGGTAAAGATGTCAACAATATGCAAGAGCAGAAAGAGAAGAACACCAAGACCACTAATACGATGAAATGCCCAAGCGAGCATGCCGGGAGGAGGGCGATAGCCGCGATAGGCAGAAAGCGTGTGTCGTGTAGCTGGAGGTTGCGTTACGTCCTTCGGTTCAACTACCTCGGTCGTCACTACCGAAGCCCCCTTAATCCCACGGTTCTCTCACGCCGCCCGCCGGACGAGGCAGAAATGATATGCATCAACGGTAGTCCGACCGCCGTTAAGTGTACCGGGTTGTATTCTTCTTCACAAGATTGCCACTTTCGATACTCTTCAGATTGCTTGATGGAAAACTGAGGCGTCCATGGTACACTGACAGCCGCAGTACAGCCTTGAGAAGGCGCGCTGCACGATGCTGGCTAGTGGATGTTTCGCGTATCGAAAATAATGCGTGGTATTGCGCGTTGGACTCCTGAGCAACAGACACGTATTCGCGAGCGAGCGGCCGCACTTGCTGAAGCGATTTGTCGTATTCCTGCTCCCACCTTTGCTGAGCAGGAGCGAGGCCGCTTCGTGGCTGCAGAATTTGCTCGACGAGGACTGGCCGTCGAGGTCGATGAACTGGGCAATGTCATTGCTCGACGCCCGGGATCTGGTACTGCGTCCACCCTTCTCCTGGCTGCTCATCTGGATACAGTCTTTACCGATGTCACAGCGATTACGGTAACGCGTGATGGGATGCTGTTAAGAGGGCCGGGTATTGGTGACAATAGTCTAGGGATTGCTGCATTACTTGTCCTCGCAGAATTGCTTGATGAGCTTGGCATAACCACTCCGGGCGAGTTAATTTTGGCTGCTAACGTCGGAGAGGAAGGATTAGGCAATCTGCGAGGCATCCGCGGGCTGGTTGATCGCTTTGCGGACCAGCTTGGAGGCGTGATCGCTGTTGAGGGGCACAACTTTGGCCGGGTAACGCATGTCGCTGTTGGCTCGCGCCGGTATCGTGTGATTGTTCAGACACCGGGGGGGCATAGTTGGGGAGCGTTTGGGGCGCCGAGCGCTATTCATGTTCTTGCACGGATCATTGTCGATCTTACAGCGATCGCTGTTCCTCACCAGCCAAAGACGACCTATAACGTCGGCTTGATCGAAGGCGGAGTCTCGGTAAATACGATTGCGCCACGTGCTTCAGCTGTCGTCGATTTACGCTCGGTCGATCCTCACGAGCTCACGAAACTTGCTACCCGGTTTGAGGATCTTGCCCTGCGGCAAGCAACTGATCGTGTTCAGGTGAAACTTGAGCTGCTCGGCGAGCGTCCGGCTGGACAAACTTCGCCAGAAACCCCTCTCGTGCGGACTGCTATCGCTGTATTACGGGAGCTTGGGCGTGAGCCTATCCTCGATGCCTCGAGCACCGATGCGAATATTCCGATCGCACGCGGTATCCCGGCAATCTGCATTGGCATTACCACTGGCCAGGGCAGCCACACCCTTGAGGAGCAGATTGATCTTGAACCTGTTCCACTTGGGATCCAGCAACTTGTCGAACTCGTACGGCGGTTTCCTGTCTCGTCAGGGTTGCAGGATTAAGCAGGACGAATCGTGAGTGAGATCTACGTTGCCCTTGATATTGAAGCGACCGGCATGGATCCGGAGCGCGACGACATTCTGGAAATTGCTGCTATGAAATTTCGCCCGGATCGCGTGCTTGATCGTTGGGAGACGCTCGTCCGTCCACGAGGTCCAATCCCGCTCGCCATTGCCAGCTTGACTGGGCTCTCCGCGCGCGATCTTCGCCAGGCGCCGCCAATTGATGCGGTTTTGCCACGGCTCCGCAGTTTTGTTGGACAGCATCCCATCGTCGGCCAGTCTCCACAATTTGACCTCCAGATGCTTGAAGCAGCAGGATTGCGCTTGCAGAATCCAATCTACGATACGTTTCAGTTGGCGACGATACTCTTGCCTGACCTACCCGCCTATAGTCTGGCCAGTATTGCGTCGCGACTTGGCGTTTCCGTGACGCAGCAGCACCGGGCGATGGCCGACGTTGAGACGACTGTCGCAGTTTTCCTGGCGCTGCGCGACATGCTGCTCGAATATGATGCCCAGACGTTGCAGCACCTCGCCGAGTATCTACAACTTGCCGAGGTTCCGCTTGCGCAGCTTTTCCGCGATGTTGCACGTGAACTGAGCTTACAGGGGCAAGGCACACTTGGTGCGATGCTTACTGAGCGGCTCCATACTGCACTGCCCGCAGTACAGCATGCTGCGGAAGTCGTCTTCTTGCTTGATCGTGATGTGCCGACACGCCTTGAACCACGTCCAAACCCGCCGGCCCTTGATCTTGCTCGTATCCGTGCCTTCTATGCAGCTGATGGTCCGTTTGCCCACGTTCTGGGTGATCGGTATGAACTTCGCCCGCAACAGGTGCAAATGGCTGAAGCAGTGGCCCACACACTGAATCAAGGTGGGCATCTCCTTGTTGAAGCAGGTACGGGAACTGGGAAATCGCTTGCGTACCTTTTACCTGCAGTGCTGTATGCGGTGTCACACGGGGAAACAGTTGTCATTTCGACAAATACCATCGCGCTCCAAGACCAGCTCTATAAAAAAGATATTCCTCTCCTACGGCGTGCACTCGAAGCTGCCAGTCAACGCTGGCCAGAGCTTGCGGAAACAGCTAACTTTCGGGCGGCTATCCTGAAAGGCCGTGGAAACTACCTCTGCCTACGTCGCTGGTTTCTCCGGCAGCGTGAGCCTGCTCGTACATCTGCTGAAGCCTTGCTGTTCGCGAAGGTTACAGCGTGGTTACCACAGACAGCGACTGGCGATCGCGCCGAATTGCATCTTAGTCCCGAGGAGCAGGCGGCGTGGAGTCAATTGGCTGAAGAGGAAGGGTCGTGTGTCCCACGCCGCTGTCTTTTCCATCGCCGACGCCAATGCTTTCTCTTTCGCGCTCGTGCCGAGGCAGAGGCTGCGCACATCGTCATTGTGAATCATGCTCTGCTCTTGTCTGATGTGTTAACCGAGAACCATGTGCTTCCTCCCTATCATACCCTCATCATCGATGAGTCCCATAACCTGGAGGAGGAAGCGACAGACCAGTTTGGTGCTCAGCTCAGTGCTGAAGTATTTCGTGACTTCTTCAATCGTACCTTGATGCTCGATCACCTTGGACGACTTACTGGAGCGCTGAGCGACCTTGCTCTGGCGCTCAGTGAAGTTCCCACAGAACAAGCGCGGCAATTGAGTCGCGAGCTCGATGAACGCATGCAGGAGATGATTCCCCATCTTGCTCGGCCACGTGAACTCACTGATCAATGCTTCCAGGTGCTCGCAGACTTTGTCGATCGGTATGATACGCAGCCTGCTGGAGGCTATGAGCGCCAAGTGCGACTGACGGATGCTGTCCGTCATGATCCTGCCTGGACGCTCGTCGAAGAAGCTGCCGAAGCACTACTCGTCGAAATGCGCACTTACCAGTTGCTTCTGTCCTGGATCAATACTCGACTGCGAGATATTCCAGAGACTGACCTG from the Thermorudis peleae genome contains:
- a CDS encoding succinate dehydrogenase iron-sulfur subunit, which encodes MQVTLRIQRFNPETDTKPYYREYTVEVEPTDRVLDALNQVKWYQDGTLTYRRSCAHGVCGSDAMRINGRNRLACKVLVKDCGPKITIEPLLGFRVIKDLVVDLEPFFAQYRSVMPYLINDEPPPVRERLQSPAERELYDDTTKCILCACCTASCPIYWTTEWLGPAAIVNAHRFLFDSRDRATQERIAILNQRFGVWRCRTIFNCTEACPRGIQVTNAIEQVKRRILAEQV
- a CDS encoding helicase HerA domain-containing protein, whose product is MLSHNGLGQRNMSSSPTLPVALGVVTEGSFSGGLTVRLFPDCPPELLRVGSFVVLEGEHHRYFGTITDIKLRTTDAAISADPPFSASRFTRRVLKGIQAYATVDVRPSLMLHESASPVGRGPQPIQTIPDHFALLRLANPDDVALVFGQPDDQHFALGTPPSMDIPVPLDLQRLIQRSNGVFGQSGSGKSVLTRLLLFGIIKADLASVLLFDMHNEYARAPHDEPSIVGLVDLFGPSRIRLYTLDERLAQHAGSRTIQIGLNQIEPDDLALLQEELSLPATFLNTAELLYKQFKHTWINKTLSMSDDDAAEFCKATGVHAASLDALRSRLQRLARRSYLLPELTSPSTLDDLLANLERGQHVILQFGRYNAFLDYMLVTNLITRRIYERYVERTLTFDGSSEGRRIVIVLEEAHKFLAPEAARQSIFGTIAREMRKYLVTLLIVDQRPSGIDPEVLSQLGTKIIGPLADQHDIDAVLTGTADRNQLRQFLTNLQPQQECLVIGHAVPMPILLRTRQYKRDELLAELRASGKAPVDPQTARSLLYGE
- the sdhA gene encoding succinate dehydrogenase flavoprotein subunit, which encodes MATYHRYDAIIVGAGGAGLMAAAQLAGKCNVAVISKLYPVRSHTGAAQGGIAAALGNLEEDHWIWHMFDTVKGGDYLVDQDAAEVLAREAIDAIIELEHWGFPFNRTSDGKIDQRRFGGHTKNFGEGPVRRSCYAADRTGHMILQTLYQHAIKHQVVFYDEYMMLDLLLTDDGVCTGIVAMDIETGEFHIFHAKAVLLATGGFGRVFKVTSNALSLTGDGCALVFRRGLPLEDMEFYQFHPTGIYKMGILLSEACRGEGGILRNGLGERFMERYAPTLLDLAPRDMVSRAIYTEIREGRGVEGKDYVYLDLTHLPATVIETKLPDITDFVRTYLGLDPIKDPIPIQPTAHYAMGGIPTDVDGRVTVDAQNTPVPGLYAAGECACVSVHGANRLGTNSLVDLVVFGRRAGKHMLQFVQENDFHPLPKEPDYRAKAEVAWILENDGDERVATIRAELQEAMMQDAGVFRTGEGLRHLQQKLAELRSRYTRIRIDDHGKAFNMDLVEAIELGFLLDCAEAIAISALARQESRGAHYREDFPQRDDVNWLKHTLVTRTSGGLELSYKPVVITRFEPKERKY
- the sdhC gene encoding succinate dehydrogenase, cytochrome b556 subunit, with the translated sequence MTTEVVEPKDVTQPPATRHTLSAYRGYRPPPGMLAWAFHRISGLGVLLFLLLHIVDIFTVGYGPDAFNSLLVIYRHPVFRVAELLLIAGLYYHAANGVRIILIDFWDRAYHYQRELFYAVLAVTVIAFVPTAILMLRSFF
- a CDS encoding enoyl-ACP reductase FabI — its product is MTAESATVAGSWAVILGASSGFGAATARALARGGMHICGIHLDRRATLPQAQAVIADVEAAGVTALFFNQNAADPETRRQVVEALQARQARVRVLMHSLAFGTLRPYIDRDPAQQVTQKQLEMTLDVMANSLVYWVQDLFQAGLFAPDARIFAMTSEGSSRVWQGYGPVSAAKAALEAHIRQLAVELAPYQITANAIQAGVTDTPAQNKIPGAQEMLEHAARRNPGGRLTTPDDVARAIYALSQPGLGWITGNVIRVDGGEALVP
- a CDS encoding succinate dehydrogenase hydrophobic membrane anchor subunit is translated as MSTPRPSVGRERPSGGFELYSWYFFRISGLLLIFLAITHVIIMHVINTVDRIDWNFVANRWHSPFWRGFDWLMLFLALLHGLNGARLAIDDYIRPRPWRIAAYSVLWTVAIIFLVIGSIAILTFNPEAFRQAAMGS
- a CDS encoding helicase C-terminal domain-containing protein gives rise to the protein MSEIYVALDIEATGMDPERDDILEIAAMKFRPDRVLDRWETLVRPRGPIPLAIASLTGLSARDLRQAPPIDAVLPRLRSFVGQHPIVGQSPQFDLQMLEAAGLRLQNPIYDTFQLATILLPDLPAYSLASIASRLGVSVTQQHRAMADVETTVAVFLALRDMLLEYDAQTLQHLAEYLQLAEVPLAQLFRDVARELSLQGQGTLGAMLTERLHTALPAVQHAAEVVFLLDRDVPTRLEPRPNPPALDLARIRAFYAADGPFAHVLGDRYELRPQQVQMAEAVAHTLNQGGHLLVEAGTGTGKSLAYLLPAVLYAVSHGETVVISTNTIALQDQLYKKDIPLLRRALEAASQRWPELAETANFRAAILKGRGNYLCLRRWFLRQREPARTSAEALLFAKVTAWLPQTATGDRAELHLSPEEQAAWSQLAEEEGSCVPRRCLFHRRRQCFLFRARAEAEAAHIVIVNHALLLSDVLTENHVLPPYHTLIIDESHNLEEEATDQFGAQLSAEVFRDFFNRTLMLDHLGRLTGALSDLALALSEVPTEQARQLSRELDERMQEMIPHLARPRELTDQCFQVLADFVDRYDTQPAGGYERQVRLTDAVRHDPAWTLVEEAAEALLVEMRTYQLLLSWINTRLRDIPETDLAKSEDVVTELDVLARRGDALRTAMDEIIHAPKPDRIYWISQQSNTGQLTLHMAPLDVAPLLQQHLFNRCDRVVLTSATLTVGGTFQYIQERLGLTDATTLRVPSPFDYQRSTLLCVPEDMPEPGAPGYQRAVNDLLIALFRATRGRGLVLFTSHSALQATYRAIKRPLERQGIVVLGQRIDGTPRQLIERLKARPGTVVLGTNSVWEGVDVPGEALSVLVIAKLPFAVPTDPVFAARSERMADPFGDYAVPQAVLRFKQGFGRLIRSATDYGVCVILDRRVLHRRYGQLFLASLPECTIEIAPGMQLVDAAARWLAEGIAPERVAEWEGDHGTRP
- a CDS encoding M20/M25/M40 family metallo-hydrolase is translated as MFRVSKIMRGIARWTPEQQTRIRERAAALAEAICRIPAPTFAEQERGRFVAAEFARRGLAVEVDELGNVIARRPGSGTASTLLLAAHLDTVFTDVTAITVTRDGMLLRGPGIGDNSLGIAALLVLAELLDELGITTPGELILAANVGEEGLGNLRGIRGLVDRFADQLGGVIAVEGHNFGRVTHVAVGSRRYRVIVQTPGGHSWGAFGAPSAIHVLARIIVDLTAIAVPHQPKTTYNVGLIEGGVSVNTIAPRASAVVDLRSVDPHELTKLATRFEDLALRQATDRVQVKLELLGERPAGQTSPETPLVRTAIAVLRELGREPILDASSTDANIPIARGIPAICIGITTGQGSHTLEEQIDLEPVPLGIQQLVELVRRFPVSSGLQD
- a CDS encoding sensor histidine kinase, which gives rise to MLDQDWETLAELARSAGRPASMQGPEALAGPVGRLHALHRIMQAATRSLNLDEMLTTVVRVLRQTVDVDVCSIFLYDQATGTLTLRATDGINPHPPGSVTLPLGVGITGQAAVTQQVLVAADAPNHPAYLDYPHVNNRPFASQVSVPLTARAPGGLLGVLNLMSLERREFTPEELSFLETAAGEISIALENAQLYRQTDEELRRRIAQLELLQQLWRAIASTLDLQQLLELISTKAIALANAQAVVIYRRPRSRPAELELLAQSPEVAGVGAPLDEALRAVVARVLEEGRAIWQRLESAGVTVYSLPMITGRRAVGAVCLLFPLDAEEPSQPQLLHAFTDTAAIAIENAELYDEARRGLSRASALLRELHHRVRNNLQTVAALLSLQARRAAPEVREPLQEAVSRIRSLTIVHDLLSGHDLEGTSVEALARTVTTEVVHTLCGDEPRIQWSVSGDEVVVSARQATILALLLNEFVTNAIRHGFNEGEKGTVAVRCRREGNWAVLEVEDTGHGLPPSFDLRTSRGLGLQIARTLTEVDLRGQLAIMSSDAGTTVRIRFIPDAPVPAGEGASAEPARA